The Candidatus Saccharibacteria bacterium sequence AGCCTCTCTCAGACAACGATCTTGCAGGCCAGCATGAAGGGAGTATGGCAAAGATGGTGGCACATGGGGATATATCATCCGAACAGGCACGGCGTATGTTAGGTGATCCACGAGTTAGTGCTAATCTCGATAACGACCAGAAGCGACACCTTACAAATGCAGCTGGCGGCGACCTTCGCGCAACACCATCGCGCGATGAGATTGATATAGCACATGAAGAGGCGATAGTACAAAACGCACTCCACGGGATGAATAATAATAACCCGCCAAACCCTCCGAACCCACCTAATCCACCAAACCCTTAGTGGCTATAATCGCCTATGGTTATTGCATCTAGTGATCTGATATACTTAACATAAATGGCAGTATATAAAGTACCTCAAGACGTCGAAGCCGACGATAAACTAATCGGCCCGTTTAGCTTTAGGCAGTTTATTTACTTAATTATTGCCGTCATTAGCATTGCGATAGGGTGGGGGTTGAGTCAATTATTTATTCCCCTCGCAATTATCCCTTTGCCGCTGATTATATTTTTTGGTGCACTAGCATTGCCGCTTCGCAAAGACCAGCCAATGGAAATTTACCTTGCCGCCGTTGTGTCGTTTTACTTAAAACCACGCAAACGTCTATGGCAGCCCGATGGCATTCAATCGCTGGTTGAAATTACCGCACCTAAAGAAATAGAGGTGCAGCGAGCAAAAGACCTTTCGCAAATGGAAGCGCAACAGCGCCTTTCGTACCTTGCTGATATTGTTGATACCGGCGGATGGTCGGTTCGAGGCGTTGGTATGCCAGTGACAGATAGCGCCATGCAAAACGATGCTTACTACGAAGCGCAACAAGCCGTGGATATCCTCGACAGCTCAGCCGGTGTTTCGCAGTCGTTCGATACCATGATTAGCCAATCCGACGCCAAAAGACGACAAGAAATGGTAGAGCGCATGCACCAGGCGCCAGAGCCGGTAGCAGCTCCACCTCGAATTACTCCGCCGCCCATTGCCGACCCTTATGCAGCACTCACCCCGACGCCTGCCGTTGACACGAGCAACGATCCGCATGTTACTTTCAATCCATACCCAAACTCTATTCATCAGTCTGTTATTGTTCCTCTTAGCGAACAGCTGCCGCAACCAGCCGTCGCTGCTCCTCCGACCACTGTTGCACCAGTAGAGCCAGCAATTCCGGCGCCATCTGTGCCCGAAACTACTAGCGAAAGACCTGTCTCTCCTGATATAATAAACCTTGCAAATAACTCCGATTTATCTATCGAAACCATTGCGCACGAGGCTAATCGAATTCATCAAAAGGAAGAGGAGAAACTTCCCGAGGATGAAGTAGTCATATCACTGCGTTAGTTTAAATAAATCGAGCAAGGAAGAGTGGGAACGTGCCGCCAAACAATCAACAACCTCAGGCGATGCCAACC is a genomic window containing:
- a CDS encoding PrgI family protein, whose translation is MAVYKVPQDVEADDKLIGPFSFRQFIYLIIAVISIAIGWGLSQLFIPLAIIPLPLIIFFGALALPLRKDQPMEIYLAAVVSFYLKPRKRLWQPDGIQSLVEITAPKEIEVQRAKDLSQMEAQQRLSYLADIVDTGGWSVRGVGMPVTDSAMQNDAYYEAQQAVDILDSSAGVSQSFDTMISQSDAKRRQEMVERMHQAPEPVAAPPRITPPPIADPYAALTPTPAVDTSNDPHVTFNPYPNSIHQSVIVPLSEQLPQPAVAAPPTTVAPVEPAIPAPSVPETTSERPVSPDIINLANNSDLSIETIAHEANRIHQKEEEKLPEDEVVISLR